The following proteins are co-located in the Onychomys torridus chromosome 6, mOncTor1.1, whole genome shotgun sequence genome:
- the Lamtor3 gene encoding ragulator complex protein LAMTOR3, whose amino-acid sequence MADDLKRFLYKKLPSVEGLHAIVVSDRDGVPVIKVANDSAPEHALRPGFLSTFALATDQGSKLGLSKNKSIICYYNTYQVVQFNRLPLVVSFIASSNANTGLIVSLEKELAPLFEELIKVVEVS is encoded by the exons ATGGCGGAT GATCTAAAGCGATTCCTGTACAAAAAGTTGCCAAG cGTTGAAGGACTCCATGCAATTGTTGTATCAGATAGAGATGGGGTGCCTGTTATCAAAG TGGCTAACGACAGTGCTCCAGAGCATGCCCTGAGGCCTGGCTTCTTATCCACTTTTGCCCTCGCGACAGACCAAGGCAGCAAACTCggactttcaaaaaataaaagtatcatcTGTTACTATAATACCTACCAG gTGGTTCAGTTCAATCGTTTGCCTCTGGTGGTGAGTTTCATAGCCAGCAGTAATGCCAACACAG GACTAATTGTCAGCCTCGAAAAGGAACTGGCTCCATTATTTGAAGAACTGATAAAAGTTGTGGAAGTGTCTTAA